The sequence below is a genomic window from Mycobacterium heidelbergense.
TATCCGCCGATGAAGCGGGTGAGTCCGGCCTCGTCGCCGAAGACGAGGCGCCGGACGTTGGAGTGCAGCCCGTCGGCGCCGACGATGACGTCGAACCGACGGGCCGGCGCGCGCTCGAATGTCACCTCGCCGCCGTGATCGATCGCCGTGATCGAATCGCCGAACAGGTACTCGACGTCGTCGCGGGCTGCGTCATAGTAGATCTCGCTGAGGTCGTCGCGCATGATCTCCACGTGCCGGTCAGAGCTGGCGCCGTAGATCTTGGTGAGGTCGATCTCGGTGGGCCGCGGCCGGCCTTCCCGGTACATCGTGAGGCGGCTGGTGCCGGTCGCGAGCGCCTCGATGCGCGGCAAGACGCCCATCTTCGCCGAGATTTCCATGGCCGGACGGAACAAGTCGACGGCGTGGCCCCCGGTTTTGCGCAGCGTCGGTGCGCGTTCGACGACGGTGACGTCGAAGCCGTGGCGGGTCAGCCAGTACGCCAGCACCGGCCCGGCGATGCTGGCGCCGGAGACGAGAATCCGCACGGCGACTCCCTCCTGCTTACTTAACGTTCGGTAAGCCTAACACGGGGTTTACCTATCGGTAAGTCAGTTAAACTCGGGGGGTGAGCCGGCCCCGGTCAGACACCCGACAGCGCATCCAAGAGGTCGCTCGGGACCTGTTTCTGCAGCAGGGCGTGCAGCGCACCAGCCTCCAGGACATCGCGGACAAACTGGGGATCACCAAACCCGCGCTGTACTACCACTTCGCCTCGCGGGAAGAATTGGTGCGCAGCATCCTGGTGCCGTTGATCGACGAGGGTGAGCAGTTCATCGACGACCAGGAAAGCCGCGGCGACACCGATGCCCGCGAATTGCTCGAGGGCTATTTCGATTTCCACTACCGGCACCGGCACGACCTGATGTTGGTGCTGGCCGAAATTGCGATGCTGGCCGACCTTGGCCTCATCGACAAGGTGCTGGCCTGGCGTGACCGGCTCGGCAAGCTGGTGTTCGGCCCGCGGCCGACGCTGGAGCAATCCACCCGCGCGGTCGTCGCGTTCGGCGGCCTGCAGGACTGCTGCCTGCAATTCCCCGACACCCCCTACGACGTGTTGCGCGCGACCTCGGTAAAGGCCGCGCTCGACGCGCTGGGTGTGTGAGGGTGAGCGGGCCCGCATCGCCGCCGGGCGTGGTCTGATCGCCCGGTTCCTCCTCGGCCCGTTCCGGCCCGCATCGTCGCCGGGCTAAAGTCCCAAGCTATGCGCTTTGGCCTCTTCATCCCGCAGGGCTGGCGGATGGATCTCGTCGACATCGAACCGGAGCAACACTGGGCGGTGATGCGCGACCTGGCCACCTACGCCGACGGCGGCGCGTGGGACTCGCTGTGGGTCTACGACCACTTCCACACCGTCCCGATGCCGACGGGCGAAGCCACCCACGAGGCGTGGTCGCTGATGGCCGCATACGCGGCGACCACGTCGCGGATCAAGCTCGGCCAGATGTGCACAGCGATGAGCTACCGCAATCCCGTCTACCTGGCCAAGGTCGCGGCCACCGCCGACATCATCTCGGGCGGCCGGATTCAGATGGGCATCGGGGGCGGCTGGTACGAACATGAGTGGCGCGCTTACGGTTACGGGTTTCCGTCGGCAGCGGTGCGGTTGGCGCGGCTGGACGAGGGCGTGCAGATCATGCGTGACGCCTGGCGCGACGGCAAAGTCAGCTTCGACGGCAAGCACTATCAGGTCGACGGCGCGATCGTCGCACCGAAGCCGTTACAGGACAAGGGGATTCCGCTGTGGATCGCCGGCGGCGGTGAAAAGGTGACGTTGCGCATCGCCGCGAAATACGCGCAATACACCAACTTCACATCGGAGCCCACGGCATTCGCGCACAAGTCGGAGGTGCTGGCGCGGCACTGTCGCGACGTGGGAACCGACTTCGACGCCATCGTGCGCTCGTCGAATTTCACCGCGATCGTTGGCGCGTCGGACGCCGACGTCAAGGACCGGCTGCAACGGGTGCGTGACCGCATGGTCCGCTATGTGCCTGAGGCCGTGGCCGATTCGATGATCGCCGGGGGCAGCGGGTCGGACTCGGCGACGGGCACGCCCCAACAGGTGATCGAGCGGATGGCCAAGCTGCGCGATCTCGGCTGCGAGTACGCGATCTGCTACTTCCCGGAGGCCGCCTACGACCGCTCCGGCATCGAGTTGTTCGAACGCGAAGTGATCCCCGCTTTGAGCTAGTGGTCTCGCCCGTACTGCCAGGTCGCCCACGGCGCAGGAAAGGCCCACAACCCCCGACGACGTGACGGGGTCTCTATGCACCCCAGTGCAAAACAATCCCCAACGGCTTTACCTGAAGGTCGAAACCACGCGCCGGGCTCTTGGCATCAGCTAAGGCGTGTCGCCCTATCAGGTTTCGGCGCCAAGAACGACCGCGTTGCCGACACGCTTTAGACGCGCACAATGATCAAACCGGCGACTCCGTCGAGCGCATCGAAGTCAGCGTCTTGCGTAACCACCGGCAGTCCCCGAGAAGCCGCGATGGCCGCGATCCAAAGGTCATTGATGCGGACTCGGTGGCCGGTCTCTGCCAGGTGGATTCGAAGTCGCGCCCACATACGCGCTGCGACGTCATCGACCGGAAATGCGAATATGTCGGCAATCGCGTCCAGGGTTGCCAGTCGTTGCGCACGAACGTCCGACGAGGCGGCTGCGAGTACGCCAAGGTTGAGTTCGGCCACTGTGACCACGGTGGTCGCCACTTCGTCAGGAAACCGTGATGCATTGAGGCGGCGACCGCTTTCCTGTGCGATGAATACTGATGTGTCGAGCACGCCGGTGGAGGTCACGGAAGCGGCCCAAGGTCGTCGGTGGTGTCGCCTGCCAGCTCAGCGAGTTCCTGACGCAACGCAGGATCCGCTTGCGCGCGGTCAAGCCTCCGTAGCAGTTCGTCTCGGCCTAGCCATCTGCACCGGGTCGGCTGCAGAGCGGTGAGAAGGGCGACCGCCTTGCCGTTGACGGTGACGGTGATGTCTTCGCCCGCCTGGACGCGCCGTAGTAGCCCGGCGGTGTCATTGCGCAGTTCTCGGGAAGCCGCTACAGCCATGCTACGACTGTAGCATGGCTGTAGCAACGCTGCTGCCGGTTAGCTGACAGCGGCTCGATTACCTGAGGTCGCCCGCGGCGGTGCGGGAGAGCGGCCCGTTGCCCGCGCGGTTGTCTATTGGGGGA
It includes:
- a CDS encoding TetR/AcrR family transcriptional regulator, whose amino-acid sequence is MSRPRSDTRQRIQEVARDLFLQQGVQRTSLQDIADKLGITKPALYYHFASREELVRSILVPLIDEGEQFIDDQESRGDTDARELLEGYFDFHYRHRHDLMLVLAEIAMLADLGLIDKVLAWRDRLGKLVFGPRPTLEQSTRAVVAFGGLQDCCLQFPDTPYDVLRATSVKAALDALGV
- a CDS encoding LLM class F420-dependent oxidoreductase; translated protein: MRFGLFIPQGWRMDLVDIEPEQHWAVMRDLATYADGGAWDSLWVYDHFHTVPMPTGEATHEAWSLMAAYAATTSRIKLGQMCTAMSYRNPVYLAKVAATADIISGGRIQMGIGGGWYEHEWRAYGYGFPSAAVRLARLDEGVQIMRDAWRDGKVSFDGKHYQVDGAIVAPKPLQDKGIPLWIAGGGEKVTLRIAAKYAQYTNFTSEPTAFAHKSEVLARHCRDVGTDFDAIVRSSNFTAIVGASDADVKDRLQRVRDRMVRYVPEAVADSMIAGGSGSDSATGTPQQVIERMAKLRDLGCEYAICYFPEAAYDRSGIELFEREVIPALS
- a CDS encoding type II toxin-antitoxin system Phd/YefM family antitoxin, which codes for MAVAASRELRNDTAGLLRRVQAGEDITVTVNGKAVALLTALQPTRCRWLGRDELLRRLDRAQADPALRQELAELAGDTTDDLGPLP
- a CDS encoding type II toxin-antitoxin system VapC family toxin, whose translation is MTSTGVLDTSVFIAQESGRRLNASRFPDEVATTVVTVAELNLGVLAAASSDVRAQRLATLDAIADIFAFPVDDVAARMWARLRIHLAETGHRVRINDLWIAAIAASRGLPVVTQDADFDALDGVAGLIIVRV